The DNA region CTTTCCAATCTTGCAGCCAAAGCTTTAggaataataaaaagagaaaaaaaatatgttgggagacttgagagagtactTTTCAATAATGTGAGCCTACCATccttagataaatagagacgcTTCCACCCTCATAATTTCTTCTCCATTTTCCCCAAAATAGAATTCCAAATGGAAGTTGTCTTAAACGAAGTTCCCAACGGcatccccaaatatttcataggcaaaCTGCCCATTCTACAATGAAGAATATTGGCCAGAACTTCTAGATTATTCACCTCCCCAACAGGGACAATCTCACTTTTCTCAGCATTAACCTTTAACCCTGTAAAAGCTTGGAAACAAGACAAAGCCAACCTTATGGACAACGGTTGTTCCTTAGAAGCATCACAAAATAAGATAGTATCATCAGCAAACAACAAATGGGAAATACGCACACCGACAGAATTCACTCCTCCCACATAAAAGCCCCAGATAAGATTACTCTCCTATGTCTTCCTCAAAATTCTGCTTAAAACCTCcattatcaaaagaaacaagagTGGGGATAATGGATCACCTTGTCTCAAACCACGAGAGCTTCTAAAAAAACCTTCAGGGATCCATTTACCAGGATTGAAAAACGGACAAAAGTGATACAAGCCTTAATCCACCCCCTCCATTtcaccccaaaacccatccggcccaacaaataaaacaaggcTTCCTAGCTCACATGGTCGTATGCTTTTTTAATATCAAGCTTGCAAACTACACCCGGTAGCCAGCTCTTCAACCTACTATCCAGGCATTCATTTGCAATGAGCATTGAATCCAGAATTTTCCTTCTGCCAACAAAGGAATTTTGAGACTCAGAAatgagattatccaaaaccGCCCTCAATCTGTTAGCCAACACCTTGGACAATAGCTTGTACACACTACCCACCATTGATAGGGTGAAAATCTTTAATGTTAACGGCATTACACTTCTTAGGAATTAAAGTGAGAAAAGAAGCATTCATAGACCGTTCAATCACAGAGTGCCAATGAAAGTAATCAAAAAAATCCATGACATCCTTTTCCATAACACTccaacatttttgaaaaaaaaaccatggttGAGAGATGAAGCTGACTTATTTTCAGGTCCTAGCCAATATTGTTGATTGGTTGGGACTTGGGAAGCTCAATTATCTCTCTAACACAATGCCAAATATCTCATACATAGTACAATGGGTAAGTTCTTAAAAGCCCTAAGACCATCACATTGGGACGCTACTATCTGGATACTTTGATACCTAAAGAGAGATCCAGGATGAGGTATATTGTTTTGAAAGAATGGTCATCTTAGGATGGAAGGCTTCACTAATGAAGATTGGATAGGATCACCTTCAAATAGAAGGTCCAACATAGGGTATTGCACCTTGGGAGGAAAGCTTGTAACATTAAGATGCACAATTTAGTTGCTTGGTCAAGTGCAGAGCAATGACACATACTTCGAGTGAGATTTCTTTAGAAGTTCAGCTTCTCAACGCATACTCCTATTCCACTACCCTAAGATAACCAAGCCGCTATACGCATTGCTTACATTCTTGTGTTCCATGAAAGGACCAAGCACTTTGAAATGGAATGCCGTTTCATATGAGATAGTATACTAAATGGAGAAATAGCTACACCATTTGTGAATTGAAGACCAACTTGATAATATCTTTACAAAATATGTAGGAGTCAATtagaatatatgttccaagcTGGGTTTATATTGACATATATGCTCTACCTTAAGGGGAAGTATTAGAGAGAACTTTATGCGATACCTTCTAGAAGCTACCATTGGAGTGGTGCCCCTAGTGAGTGATCCTAATCTAGACTCTTTTAGAAGACACCATTGGTGAGATGTCCCCATCAACTATCACCATCAGAATATTCTTTAGAAGATAACATTGGGGCAATGTCTGATGGTGGAATCATAACATGGTTAAAGAAAGGATATTCTCTTTGGAAGCCTACGGCTAAGGCAAAGCCCAAGAATAAGTGTCAAAGGTagttaattaagtttttatattttatttggttattcTTGAGtcaagggtattttagtaattttacaaTTGTTGGGTATGGGCCATAGTTAGAGGCCATCGGTTTTATTAATTAGTCTTATTTAATTATGGGACTTTATGTATGGGCTTTAGTTTAATTTATTAGGTTTAAATAGTAATCCTAGTACTAGTgggaattctttttttttttttttaagtgtactAGTGGGAATTCtaatactactactactacaagtctttatatataaatattgtgCTCAATGTATATAAGGAGTAGAAtgagttgattaataaaattgagagTTTTGAGCAATAGGCACGTTGgcactttttgtttctttcttcttctctcttctccttattttctcttctttatttctaaagttactgttcatgtaGTACTGTTCACACAGCCCCTAATCAGTCCTAacttctctctaattcttcttctttcccaaccctaaacccaccacaaccaaatgttagaaaaatcccttcttcttttttgataagtaagagttatatatatatatatatacgaaaGGCTACTCTATGCATGAAGAACACAGAGTAAACCTAGAAAaaacaagaggaagaaaacagaaccaaaaaaaaaaaaaaccaaacaacagaaaaactacaaaagaaaaagggagctaaaaaatgaagggagagagTCACTAGTcttgagtccccaagccctagaccaatcaaaaagagtccCACTAAAAGAAGTAAGCAACTGATCACCGGTGCtttccaaatcctcaaaagtccgcCGATTCCGCTCCTTCCAAACACACCATAGGATGCCCaatggaactaaattccaaatctGAGACGagtgcttccccaaccaattccaccagccAAAAAGCAAATCTGGTATCGATTGAGGTGTAACCTAAGACAAGCCAAAAGTTCTAAAGACGAAGCTCCATAACTGATAAGTcatctcacaatgaagaagtaagtggTCTACCGTCTCTTCATAGTGATGGCACgtaatgcaccaatccacaaaattcaatctcctcaatctcaagTTATCACCCGTTAGAATCTCATTTCAAGCTGcacaccaaacaaagaaagaaactcacCTAGGGTCCTTTACTCTCCATGGGGCCTTTACTCTCCAtatagctttccaaggaaagacaaTTGAGAGACaatctcttaattttttatagaacGATCGGATGTCAAATTCCCCATTAGGCTTTAACTTCCATCTCATCCGGTCTCCAACATCCTCGGAGGAGTATTAGCTCCCAATAAACGAAGGAAatgcagcccttcatccatctcccaatcctCAAATTCTCTAATAAAATGAACATCCCAAATTCTTCTCTCCTCCACTCCCTGCCTAGACAAAGAAGCTTCTACAAAAAtctccttatcaatggcaataCCATACAACCTTGGGAAGGCCAATTGAAAGGGTTgatccccataccacccatcTTGCTAAAACCTCATTCTATTCcccaacccaacaacaaattgacaattttttctaaaatcctcccaacccatgTGAATacctctccacaaaccacacccatgaactcccctacccagctttgacatccaacccccccccccccccccaatcttCCCCAAATTTTGAAGCTACCACCCTCCTCTATTACTGATCCTCCTCCTTTCCAAACCAACCCTTTTCCCAGTAAGGCCTTACTGAAAGTAGTAAGTTTCCTTAACCCCAAGCCACCATTggctataggcgcacaaactttATCCCAACCTATCAGATGGGACTTGCTAACACCCCATAGaaaatccctttgcaactttcaattttattggccacatgAGTAGGAATGGTGAATAACAATAGAAAATAAGTAGGAAGACTAGATAGCGTGCTCTTGAGTAACATCAATCGACCCCCCTTAGACAAGTACAACATCAATTCCTAATTGTCCTACATCAATGTCCTTATCAACTATCACCATCAGAATATTCTGTCATATTTGTAAATTCTTCTCCAATATAATGGATTGGCTGAGGGCAGAGATAGAAAACAGCTCATCCTTttcacattttcttcttatttttcactAACAAAAACATAACATTAGCTATTAGGCAGGTTTAAAGGAACCAACTTAAAGTATTAAAGAAATATAATGTTGGTTATAACCAACTTTTATGCCAAATTTCCAAACTTTGGTGTGGGGATAAATAAAGATGAAACTATatccagaaaaataaaaaagaaaaacccaaaaagatgaacttacagcaggaTCTTCAGCTGGGTCATGACAGATGCCACACACTTGTTCACCATTATCATTACTAATCATGTTTTCTCTTCTTAATGCAGCAGCTCTAGAACATACCACAAGGTAAGGATGATCAACCGCCTGCAGTTTTACACAATGCAATTAGAGGCACTAAACCACTAGCACATCATTAatagtttttacttttatagTGTTAATTTTCTGCTGCTGACTATAATATGCAgactacttatcaaaaaacaataTGCAGACTACACTCTAAGAGAACAATATAGATGGGTGGAACTCTAAACTTGGTCAGTCGAGCCTAACTCATCAACAGATTCTCGATACTATCATAATGAGGAgctattttccttttttctgaTTAAAAAATCTGAAGCTCAAAATAGGGAGGAGGAGTCAGGTTTCTCAATCAAGGGTACACGTAATTAATGCATGGTCCTTTCTTAATATATTTGTCCAttgaatatatacttttttttttatatagataataaaaattaactgCAAGTACACTGGAAGTATACTAACAAAACAACACAGTAAAGCTCtaaaattaatactttttttttttataagtgaaatTAATACACTTTTAAAATGGTAACAAACTACTACAATggttttttctaaaaaattatcattcaCCTGCCGCAACCTTGTGAGGAGGTCAAAAATGTGAGCGTAATTATTCATCACAGTTCCCGATTGAACATATCTgtaaagaataaaagaaatttatacaAACATGCTGAAATAATTTCATAAAACAAATGAAGTAATTTTTTGTGCTGTGTCCATGTGCATGCATGATTATTATGAGTATAAATATACAATGGAAATAATGTGGAATATAAAGCAAGGAAGTTTCagagagaacaaaaattaattcaaataacGAATCATGTTAATGATAACTTATACATAAATAAGAGGAATTTCAAAGctgaaacacaaaataaaagaaaatgaaggtgACATACGTATTAAACTGTGACTGACTGTCATTGTACAATGATTCATAATAATCTTGTTCTTTGATATCCAAGGTATCCCGCCTCAATAAAACCTACAAAAAATTAGGGAGGAATTAAAAAAGGAATAATGGAGAAAAATCTTAGCGCCATAAAGTataatatcaaataataaataaataaacaaacaaacaaaaacttacAACTCTAGGAGGAAGTGCCAGATCAGCAGCCCTGCCTTTCTTTGTGCGTCTTAGAACTATGTTCTTTAATATTTTGTGTTTGAGCAATATCATTGCTCGTCGCCCCTCATCACTCTTTCCATATGATTGTATTGGTGTAGCAACATACTAAAAAGGTTCAAGGATTAAATGATATGCAAGAAAAGAGTATTTCTATGAAAAATAGATACCTAGAACAATAAACAACAACAGGAAAATGAGAGAAACATATTTCAGGACTCACTTTATTCCACCAACAAAAATGCCTCACAGAACTATGATGACAGTTCTGACATTCCTTTAAGGAGCTGCAGGTAACCAAGAGGGTTGATAAAGATAAATAACAattaaaccaaagaaaatgtaatccaaaaTATGATGGCATAATTGTGCAGAATGAAGAATAAGATAAAACTCaggaaaagaaaactaaaagttCAGTTTGAACAGCTACTGATTCTGGACAACATTACCTTGTTATCACATAACAAAGTAGAGATGTTCCATAACATaaacttgtatatatatatactggaagcctttgattttttttttttattatttataattctaATGTTGCCACAGTTGCCACTGAGTagtcacaattttccacatcatcactaatatatatatatatatatatatatatatatatatatattaatttgattttggatCCCTTAGACTCTTCTTTGTTTCCCATTGAAAGCCCAAAGCCTAAGAGTTTATTTACTATTGATCTCTCTCTTTCCACCTCTGCATCTTCAAATCTAAATtaaactctttttattttagcaaAATTTATGCAACTACAGACCCTCTTGAGCACAAAGGAGAAGAAAATCCAGAAATTTCCCAAAAACCTCCCAATGGTAAGAAGTTTGTGGTACACAATATTTTCTATAACCCAGTGAAAACGATAGGTGTGCTCATGGTTGAAACATggcaaatataataataattaccaCTTCTTCAATTTGTAAACTAGAAAGAAGcatgaaaagtaaaaattttcaattcaccCACTAATAATTTTATGTCATATTAGTAGATCAAGTCAATCAACTAGACACCACTGCTaaatgtacataatttttcataGTTGTAGATTGCTGTAAAGAACAATCTTGGATCTCAAACCATACCTGTGATCAAGTGTTTTGCAATCACAGTCCTTGCACAGATAATAAGAGTATGGAGTTATTTGCAGGAAGCGAACCTGTGCAAACAGCATTGCAACTAGTAAGTTTGATAGAAACAGTTGCATCATTATCGAAAATATTTATAACGTGCATTAAACTTACCAAAGAGTAAAGTTCTCCAACACGATTCTGAAGGGGAGTGCCACTTAAAGCCCATTTGTATGAAGAATCTAAAGCAAGAACGGCTTTTGCAGTATTACAATGTCTAGCTTTTATATAATGTGCCTATTTTCAAATAAGAGAACCATAAACATTTTTAGAACGAACACTAGTGAAACTAATTCTGAAATGCATATACCCTGGTAAGAAATTAAAGCTTCAATCCATTTTTTAGTAACCAGAGGGGCACACACAAATGGATAGCAATAAAGTTagaacacaaaaacaagaaaagaaatgagagaCACCAGCCTATGGGCGGTAAGCCCACATTCTCCAGTAGAATGGAGGATAAGAAATAGTAAACAATTTGGAGGCAATAAGaagtaaaatatcaattaaaaacaTTAATCTTCATAAGAAGTGCGAGACATTAACAGAGATGAAATTCAAGAATTTATTTCAGCCAACAAGAACTTTAAAGATTTAGATATTTGAAACCATTTTCCTATCCTAGCTGGTCGTGTACAAATTTTCCAATCATATGTGCTTGTGTTCCCATGCACATATTCATGTTCAGGTCATGGTACTTAACAGTTATGCTTACATGTAATGTGAAACCTGGAAAACCAAGGTTGATAGCTTCAATCAtgaaatcaaacaaacttggacTGTATTCCCTCCAATAATAATATGGTCCATTGTTATAAACTCCATACAGGGAAGATTGTGAGTTAGAACGCCAAGGGGTCATCAAGCATGGAAATATTTTATCTAGGTTTAGTATGTTATTAtctgatttaaaattttcagaatCAAAACAGTGATCACACTTTTAACTGTGCAGTGTCAATTCCCTGATTACAAGTATCACCTGGATCATGAAAATGAGTCAGACATACATCAGATACATGAATGCCTTTTAGCAATTGACAAGAAAATGTCCATATAGTGTACAAGTATAACAGTCACATTCTAggcattcaaactttaaaaatgtTTGagataaagaacaaaaatccaaaaaattgatCCACATTAGACAACAGTGAATGTGAGTGTGCAAGCAGATGCTTGTtcagatggagagagagagggcatAAAATGGTCTCAAGCAAGTTCATGAGAAAGTCAGGAGTGATATTCCCCTACCACAACTAATATATGACACCTTACCTCATCCAAAATTACACGCTCCCACTTCACAGCATGCAAAAGTGATTTCCCTCTTGAAGAGCTGTCAACTCCTTCATTTCCAAATCTACTTCCCATTCCCATGTCCTCTTCTTCATTGTGCTGCTTTGATGCCTTCCGACGAGCTCCCTTACTTTTCTTGCCATCACTTTCATCCATCACGTCTTCAGCAGACTCTGTTTTCTGCTTTGACATTGCAGGGCTCCATTTCTTCCTTGCTTGCTTAGACTGCTTCTCTGTTCTAACAGCATCAGGCCCACAAAAATATTTCAAGTGAATAGTAAGCTTACTTTCATAATATGCTTTGCCACAGTAAGGACACTTCGTCTTGGGAGGCATCATGTATTTTCTGAACTCAGCCTCGACAACAGAGTATGTTGTTAGAACAAAATCACATTTTCTAATCTCTTTAGAATGCTTCGCTCTATTGGCCCCATGATAAATAACCACCTTGGCACATCCCTCTGAAGTAAAGCGTTTAATCTCACTCTCCCACTGCTTTACAGCAACCACAGGACAAATTACAAGGGTGGCCTTAATTCCAGGCAAGCCTTTGGATGAACCTGGTAATACTGAGGAATCATCATCAGTCGTTCTTCGGATTTCCCGTCTGGCAAGGACGAGTGAAATTGCTTGAATGGTTTTTCCCATTCCCATTTCATCAGCAAGTATTCCCCCTCTAATTCCAGACTTTTCCTCCTGTTTTGAAGCCCAGGCCAACCACTCCTTTTGGTACCTTAACAAAGGCATTATCAATTCCGATGGCTCCTCAGCAGTTTCAGTTATCTCTTGATCCTGACGTTCcaaatcaaaatcttttgttATATTCTCATCAATCCATTTCTCATGCTCTTCTTCCCATTCATTCCACAACAATCTTGGCTTTGgacctccttttcttttcctctttttattactattactattattattaaaattataaataataatgttGTTATTATCATTCTTCGCCAGCCCAAGAAAATCAATCTCAACTGCTGCTTGCTGAGCATCCACATCCGCTTCCCGACTAGACTCTCCATGCTCCACTGTTTTCTTCTCTTGTCCAGCCTTCTTCCTTTTCGTCGAAGGCTTACCATAATCATAACCATTACCTTCCCAATCATGAACCTCAACTGCAGCTTTTGGTGTGGCATTCAAATCAAACTCCACTCTACCGCTATCCTCTTCATCTACATCTATATATCATCGCATATAAGCCAATgctaaaacaccaaaaaaaataaacaataacatTCCATTTCGCAGACCCAATTTCTTATAAGTAAAATTCATCTGCTTAAATTAACACTTCACTACAAATTTCACTTAAAACTCCACCATCCCATATACATAAAatcttcaaaagttataattgattttttaataaataaacccCCACAAAATATTAACTTCTAATCACAAATCAACCccataaataatacaaaaagaGTACCTTCATCACTATGATCAGAACTGGAGGGCACATAAACTGTCGAGTCAGAACCTGCTTCGTCAGAGCTATCATCACTAATGTTTTGAACTTGCACATTGCTTGCTTCTAATTTACACATCAAAACTCACATTACTCAGtatacataacttttttttttttttaaaagttaaactttttttttataccgtttaatttaaagaaactaaatttcgatttttttttttttttaaaaccaaacgGGATTCATTCGaagaaaaaccaaacaaaaatactgatgaaaaaaaaaaagtaagaaagaaatataGAGATTGTTTATATCAATCAAATACTTGACCAATTTTTAGGGTAAAAATGTTcgataatttaaattataaaaataaaaaataaaataaaaaattgagagagagagagagagtgagtgtgtTTACCATCGATAGGAGGGTTAGAGATTTGCCTACGAGAACGAAGCTCCATTAGTTTTTCtgagaatattttattttgatatagaATGAATCTGATAGAATTTTTGGGGTTCTCTACTTTTCTTTctagcgagagagagagagagagagagtagcgtttggactttggagtttGGAGTATGTGAAGAGATCGGCGGGAAAGCCCCTTTTATAAGTGGTTGCTTTTTATCTCGGTGGTGTTTATTTCAGGGGTTGTACTGCTTTTGAACGAATCCGGGCCGTCCTTTTGTGGGTCCTGCATGAATTCTTAAATTTATTATCGGTGTGATTTGTGGCATGTGCGTACAGCGGCCTTGGGTGTGTTGGGATTCCCGCGTGCAACCATTCGtcgtttgattttttttctgtttttaatgAACACCCAGTCGTtgctctagtttttttttttttaaagaactgttgttttaaaatgtttttgatgATGTTTATCTTTTTGGCACAGTGGTGGGTTTaatagacttaaaaaaaaaatgtaaaaaatttggAGATCTCAAGTTTCAGTCATcatagtagaatttttttttttcaaataatattaaatatcaaaaaatttagttagttaTCACGttttaaaataatgttgtaaactagcatctcgagtgtctaaaactcgagttccatgataaaactcaagtttttaaATCTCGATTTGTAAGTGGTGAAAGCTGACATGGAAGAAAATCCACATGGAACTTGAAtttttaagactcgagtttcacCATTTTAACTTCTTATTCCTCGCGTTCTTCTGAGTTCTGACCCAGCGTTCTTCTTCGTGTAAATCTGAAGACCAAATCGTCCAATCGCCTACCCAGCGTTCAATCATCTAATTGGAGCTCCAGCGTTCTTGGTTTTTCCTCTGTTCTTCATTAGATCGTTCCTCTGTTCTTCTTCAGGTCTATTGTTCTTCAAGtaccaaaatcgagtcttagagactgaGTTTGGCTTtttagaactcgagtctataagacttgAGAT from Castanea sativa cultivar Marrone di Chiusa Pesio chromosome 6, ASM4071231v1 includes:
- the LOC142640900 gene encoding DNA repair protein RAD16 — encoded protein: MELRSRRQISNPPIDEASNVQVQNISDDSSDEAGSDSTVYVPSSSDHSDEDVDEEDSGRVEFDLNATPKAAVEVHDWEGNGYDYGKPSTKRKKAGQEKKTVEHGESSREADVDAQQAAVEIDFLGLAKNDNNNIIIYNFNNNSNSNKKRKRKGGPKPRLLWNEWEEEHEKWIDENITKDFDLERQDQEITETAEEPSELIMPLLRYQKEWLAWASKQEEKSGIRGGILADEMGMGKTIQAISLVLARREIRRTTDDDSSVLPGSSKGLPGIKATLVICPVVAVKQWESEIKRFTSEGCAKVVIYHGANRAKHSKEIRKCDFVLTTYSVVEAEFRKYMMPPKTKCPYCGKAYYESKLTIHLKYFCGPDAVRTEKQSKQARKKWSPAMSKQKTESAEDVMDESDGKKSKGARRKASKQHNEEEDMGMGSRFGNEGVDSSSRGKSLLHAVKWERVILDEAHYIKARHCNTAKAVLALDSSYKWALSGTPLQNRVGELYSLVRFLQITPYSYYLCKDCDCKTLDHSSLKECQNCHHSSVRHFCWWNKYVATPIQSYGKSDEGRRAMILLKHKILKNIVLRRTKKGRAADLALPPRVVLLRRDTLDIKEQDYYESLYNDSQSQFNTYVQSGTVMNNYAHIFDLLTRLRQAVDHPYLVVCSRAAALRRENMISNDNGEQVCGICHDPAEDPAVTSCEHVFCKACLLNYCASFGQASCPTCSKLLTVDLTKNVDNGDQTSKTTIKGFRSSSILNRIQLDDFQTSTKIEALREEIRFMVERDGSAKGIVFSQFTSFLDLINYSLHKSGIKCVQLVGSMTMSARDASIKRFTEDPDCRIFLMSLKAGGVALNLAVASHVFLMDPWWNPAVERQAQDRIHRIGQYKPIRIVRFVIENTIEERILKLQEKKELVFEGTIGGSTEALGKLTEEDLRFLFVT